Genomic DNA from Chitinophagaceae bacterium:
GCAGCCCAACTAATGCAAGTGTTACGATTAATGGCCAGAATCTGGGTAGTACTCCCATGATTGCAGATTTAAAAAGAAAAGATAACCATATGGTCAGATTTGAACTGGATGGTTATCAGCCCTATGAAACCAATTTAACCCGAAGCACCAGTGGCTGGGTTTGGGGGAATATTGTGTTTGGAGGCCTCATCGGTCTGGTAGTTGATGCATCAGCTGGTGGAATGTATAAATTAACTCCTGAACAGAT
This window encodes:
- a CDS encoding PEGA domain-containing protein is translated as MHGSTQEVGFSSSPTNASVTINGQNLGSTPMIADLKRKDNHMVRFELDGYQPYETNLTRSTSGWVWGNIVFGGLIGLVVDASAGGMYKLTPEQITAEMRSPQASNSKTEDALFIAIVMEPDPSWEKVGSLIKAE